The Streptomyces halobius genomic interval GGCCTCGCCACGCCCTTTCTGAGCGAGGATCTGCGCCCCTCGGGGACGCAGCTGTTGTGGATCGGTGACATCTACTCCTTCGTCATCGCCGGACTGCTGGTCTCCATGGGCAGCCTCGGCGACCGGATCGGCCGTAAGAAACTGCTGCTGCTCGGCTCCGTCGCGTTCGGCGCGATGTCGGTGCTGTGTGCCTACGCCACCACCCCGGAGATGATGATCGCCGCCCGCGCCCTGCTCGGTGTGGCCGGTGCGACGCTGATGCCGTCCACCCTCGCGCTGATCCGCAACCTCTTCCACGACCCCCAGGAGCGCAGCCTGGCCGTGGGCATCTGGGGCGCGATGGCGTCGGCCGGCACCGCCGTGGGGCCGGTCCTGGGCGGCTTTCTGCTGGGCCACTTCTGGTGGGGTTCGGTCTTTCTGATCAATCTGCCGGTGATGGCGCTGCTGGTGGCCATCGGCGCCAAGGTGATCCCGGAGTCCCGTAATCCGGATCCCGGTCCCTGGGACATCCCCAGCGTGCTGCTGTCCCTGGTGGGCATCGTCGGCGTCATCTACGCCGTCAAGGAGGCGTCGGTACACGGGTTTCGCTGGGACATCGGCCTGGCGGGTGCCGTCGGTGTGCTCACGCTGATCTGGTTCGTCCGCCGTCAGCTGACCCTGGACTCGCCGCTGCTGAACATGAAGCTCTTCCACCACCGGGGCTTCTCGGGGGCGGTGCTGGCCGATCTGCTGACCATCCTGGGCCTGTCCGGGCTGGTCTTCTTTCTCTCCCAGTTCCTCCAGATGGTGCAGCTGCGCTCGTCGCTGAACGCCGGGCTGGTCGAACTCCCGGCCGCGGTCGGCGCGGTGGCGGCGGGCCTGTCCGCCGGGTATGTCGCCCGGCGGCTGTCCGTACGGATCGTGGTGGCGGGCGGCCTCGCGGTGGTCGGGCTCTCGCTGGTCGGCTGTACGACCCTGGCCGCCGAAACCAGTACCGCCGCGCTGACCGTGATTCTCTTCGTCGTCGGTGTCGGCGCCGGTTTCTCGTTCACCGTCACCGCCGACGTCATCCTCTCCAGCGTCCCCAAGGAAGAGGCGGGCGCCGCCTCCGCGGTCGCCGAGACGGCCTACGAACTCGGCGCCGCGCTCGGCATCGCCCTGCTCGGCTCCATCGTCACCGGCATCTACCGCGGGTTCGCGGCACCGCCCGGCGTGTCCGCCGACGCCGCCGACGCCGCTCGCGAATCGCTGGGCGGCGCCTTCGAAACGGCCGCCGGACTCCCCGCCGGCCAGGGCACGGCGCTGATGCAGGCGGCTCAGGACTCCTTCGTCCGCGGGCTGGACGTCGCGTCCGGCGTGGCCGCGGTGATCCTGCTGGGCGCCGCGGTGGCCGCCTGGTTCCTGCTGCGCGGCCAGGAGCTGGAGTACAGCCCGGAGAAGGCGGTGGCCGGGCGCGAGCCGGAGACCGAGTCCAAGGCCGTCTAGCGGAACACGGCCGGGCCCGTAGCGGGACGCCGCCCGGTGCGAACGAGGGACGGCGCGGGGGCGGGTGCCGGGCCCAGGGCGTGTCCTGCCGACCGGGCAGACGCGCACCCGTAATGATCCACAAGTGCGCGACATCGGACGACGCTCCTTCCTCACCGCGGCGGGGGCACTGGCCACCACGAGCGCCATCGGCAGCGACGCCTACGCCACCGGCCACGCCCGCGACGCGGCCACCGCCGACGAGTACGTCGACGTTCAGCTGCTCAGCATCACCGACCTGCACGGCTACCTCCAGGGAGCCCCGGGCGGCAACTCCGTCCTCACCGGGGCGGGCGGGCGGAAGTACACCGTCGGCGGTGTCGCCTATATGGCCGCACACCTGGAACGCCTGCGGGCCGGTCGCCGCAACTCCCTGTTCTTCACCCCCGGAGATCTCTTCTCCGGCTGGGAGTTCGACACCTCCTCCTTCGCCGACGAGCCCACCATCGAGGCGCTCAACGCCATGGGCCTGGACTTCGCCTCGGCCGGCAACCATGAGTTCGACAAGTCGGTGACGTTCCTCACCTCGCACATGGAAAAGGGCATCCCCTTCCCCACCGTCGGCCGCGACGACTCCTTCACCGACTCCACCGGACGCCGCTTCCCCGGCGCCGCCTTCCCCTACTACAGCGCCAACATGGTGTGGCACGACACCGGCAGGACCGTGCTGCCGCCGTACCACATCGCGTACGTGGACGCCGGGGGCGGCCGCACGCTGCCGATCGGCTTCATCCATCTGACGGCCATCGGCACCGAGACCTTCCCCGGCTCCTACCACCCGGGACTGCGGACCCTGGACGAGCTGGAGACCGCCAACCGCTGCGCCGCCGAACTCACCGGGCGCGGCGTCCGCGCGATCGTGCTGAGCATGCATGACGGCGCGGTCGCCGGCGGCGACTTCACCAGCGGCAGCAACCCCTCCGGCCCCGCCTACGACCTGGCGCTGCGCGTCTCCCCGGACATCGACGCCATCGTGACCGGCCACTGGCACCGCGCCTTCACGATGATGCTGCCCGACCCCGACGGCAACCCCCGCCCGTTCGTCGAAGCCGGCTGCTACGGACAGATCGTCAACGAGATCAATCTGCGCCTGGACCCCCGGACCGGCTCCGTCGTCCGCTCGCTGACCACCGCCACCAACCACCCCAACACCCGGGATGTGACACCCCACCCCGGAGTGCGGTCGATCACCGACTACTGGGCGGGCTACAGCGCCCGGCGCGCCCGTACCCCGCTCGCCAAACAGACCGCCTCCTTCACCCGGCGGCGCAACGCCGCCGGCGAGAGCACCATGGGCGACCTCGTGGCCGACTGGGCGCTCTGGGCGGCACGGCAGCCGCACGAGCCGAAGGACGACCACGACGGCACCGTTCCCCGAGCTCTCGACTCCTCCCCCACTCTCAACTTCGTTCGAGCGGGGGGACCCCCATGCGCAGGGGAGACCCCGACCCCCGCGGAGCTCGCCGTCATCGCGGTCGCGCCGCGCGTCGGATCGGCGATCATCGCCGGGGACCTGGTCCGTGACGAGGCGTCAGGCGGCACCGTGACGCTCGGGCAGGCATGGCACGCGGTCGGCTTCGGCGACCCGCTCATGACGGTCACCGTCACCGGCGCACAGATCC includes:
- a CDS encoding MFS transporter; the encoded protein is MSETRASGRAGSAHVDDQPRPGRWLALSVLVLAVLLVGVDITVLGLATPFLSEDLRPSGTQLLWIGDIYSFVIAGLLVSMGSLGDRIGRKKLLLLGSVAFGAMSVLCAYATTPEMMIAARALLGVAGATLMPSTLALIRNLFHDPQERSLAVGIWGAMASAGTAVGPVLGGFLLGHFWWGSVFLINLPVMALLVAIGAKVIPESRNPDPGPWDIPSVLLSLVGIVGVIYAVKEASVHGFRWDIGLAGAVGVLTLIWFVRRQLTLDSPLLNMKLFHHRGFSGAVLADLLTILGLSGLVFFLSQFLQMVQLRSSLNAGLVELPAAVGAVAAGLSAGYVARRLSVRIVVAGGLAVVGLSLVGCTTLAAETSTAALTVILFVVGVGAGFSFTVTADVILSSVPKEEAGAASAVAETAYELGAALGIALLGSIVTGIYRGFAAPPGVSADAADAARESLGGAFETAAGLPAGQGTALMQAAQDSFVRGLDVASGVAAVILLGAAVAAWFLLRGQELEYSPEKAVAGREPETESKAV
- a CDS encoding bifunctional metallophosphatase/5'-nucleotidase — protein: MRDIGRRSFLTAAGALATTSAIGSDAYATGHARDAATADEYVDVQLLSITDLHGYLQGAPGGNSVLTGAGGRKYTVGGVAYMAAHLERLRAGRRNSLFFTPGDLFSGWEFDTSSFADEPTIEALNAMGLDFASAGNHEFDKSVTFLTSHMEKGIPFPTVGRDDSFTDSTGRRFPGAAFPYYSANMVWHDTGRTVLPPYHIAYVDAGGGRTLPIGFIHLTAIGTETFPGSYHPGLRTLDELETANRCAAELTGRGVRAIVLSMHDGAVAGGDFTSGSNPSGPAYDLALRVSPDIDAIVTGHWHRAFTMMLPDPDGNPRPFVEAGCYGQIVNEINLRLDPRTGSVVRSLTTATNHPNTRDVTPHPGVRSITDYWAGYSARRARTPLAKQTASFTRRRNAAGESTMGDLVADWALWAARQPHEPKDDHDGTVPRALDSSPTLNFVRAGGPPCAGETPTPAELAVIAVAPRVGSAIIAGDLVRDEASGGTVTLGQAWHAVGFGDPLMTVTVTGAQIHDALEEQWAPTPGGGLGFAPLAVSANVRYSFDAAGPVGRRVAPADVLVNGTALDPERRYRLAAPSYTLINQDGFSAFTGFTAPVRHARDFESFVTFVRARQRLTPAPLDRVAVKNATAPGARIGTVIERQQLLQADGSAVPRPEAALRTASAGGPEGQRVFNGFRVPC